One genomic segment of Gasterosteus aculeatus chromosome 6, fGasAcu3.hap1.1, whole genome shotgun sequence includes these proteins:
- the LOC120820630 gene encoding urokinase-type plasminogen activator — protein MNLLVIVAVFAAFSVDVTFSRKRSKNSRPFKPRTTNREMCWSGDGSSYRGFASESTSGRRCLNWNMFNTYSGASNGLGDHSYCRNPDESLMPWCRVRRGRRIVREFCDIPRCTSAGPTPTSRPPSAVDTERTCGERSVQRLHKIVGGSFTPVESHPWVAALFHQRTGFLCGGSLIAPCWVLTAAHCFSDGESTTIRHLSVYLGKSAINATDADKEQRFTVEKVIIHQKYNLDNYDNDIALLKIKSSNGGCAVRSSSARTVCLAPSHTQLPAGFQCSIAGFGNERFFGHYSQIMKQAVVQLLPQTDCASQSYYGHLITENMLCAGSPDWSTDACKGDSGGPLVCEVAGRMFLFGVVSWGEGCAKRNKPGVYTRVTNYNKWIEDGTGLSKYTKGFMYPQK, from the exons ATGAACCTTTTAGTCATTGTTGCCGTCTTTGCAGCGTTCAGCGTTGATGTG ACTTTTTCTCGAAAACGGTCTAAAAACAGTCGGCCATTTAAACCTCGTACCACAAACAGGG AGATGTGTTGGTCTGGGGACGGGAGCAGTTACAGGGGATTTGCTTCTGAGTCGACATCAGGACGCAGATGTCTCAACTGGAACATGTTCAACACCTACTCAGGAGCTTCGAATGGCCTCGGCGACCACAGTTACTGCAG GAACCCTGACGAGAGCTTGATGCCGTGGTGTCGAGTCcgaagaggaaggaggattGTGAGAGAATTCTGCGACATTCCCAGATGTACGTCTGCAGGTCCTACGCCAACAAGCAGACCTCCGTCGGCTGTGGATACAG AGCGCACATGTGGTGAGAGGTCTGTGCAGAGGTTGCACAAGATTGTGGGGGGCTCTTTCACTCCCGTAGAGTCGCACCCATGGGTCGCTGCTCTCTTTCATCAGCGCACCGGTTTTCTCTGCGGGGGCTCTCTCATCGCACCATGCTGGGTTCTCACAGCTGCACACTGCTTCTCGGATGG tgaGAGCACGACTATCAGACATCTGTCTGTGTATCTGGGGAAGAGTGCCATCAATGCCACTGACGCTGACAAGGAGCAGAGATTCACTGTGGAAAAAGTGATCATTCACCAAAAATACAATCTGGACAACTATGACAATGACATAG CACTGTTGAAGATCAAAAGCAGTAATGGAGGATGTGCGGTGAGGTCATCGTCTGCAAGGACAGTGTGTCTTGCTCCATCTCACACGCAGCTTCCTGCAGGGTTTCAATGCAGCATCGCAGGATTTGGCAACGAGAGATTCT TTGGACATTACTCGCAGATAATGAAGCAGGCCGTGGTGCAACTGCTCCCGCAGACTGACTGTGCAAGTCAATCGTACTATGGACATCTCATCACTGAGAACATGCTCTGTGCTGGGAGCCCTGACTGGAGCACTGATGCCTGCAAG GGGGACTCTGGTGGTCCGCTGGTGTGTGAGGTGGCAGGTCGGATGTTTCTGTTCGGGGTAGTGAGCTGGGGTGAGGGCTGCGCCAAGAGGAACAAGCCAGGCGTCTACACACGAGTCACCAACTACAACAAGTGGATTGAAGACGGCACCGGGCTCTCCAAATACACCAAAGGATTCATGTATCCCCAAAAATAA
- the LOC120820624 gene encoding inhibitor of nuclear factor kappa-B kinase subunit alpha isoform X1, whose amino-acid sequence MERTPLRHNQMCGSWEMKERLGTGGFGHVYLYQHLESGEKIAVKLCRLELNSKNKDRWGREIQIMKKLNHGNVVQAREIPEELHSIALNDLPLLAMEYCSRGDLRKVLNKPENCCGLKESEVLSLLSDIGSGIQYLHENKIIHRDLKPENIVLQEIGGKLIHKIIDLGYAKDLDQGSLCTSFVGTLQYLAPELFESKPYTVTVDYWSFGTVIFECTCGFRPFLHHMQPVQWTSKVKNKGPKDIVAVEDMNGEVRFSTHLPYPNNVSRPLLEPVESLLQMLLLWDAAARGGGLDPDTNKPHCYTALQNILSLKVIHVLDMTSAQLHSLILGAEESLHSLQLRLETHTQTHVSPLSQELLLETGISLDPRRPPAHCLPEGLRGWDISLVFLFDKSLTKYSGPLTARPLPDSVNFIVRETKTQLPLSALRKVWGEAVSYICGLKEDYIRLYQGQRAAMLSLLRYNTNLTRYKNLLFSQSQQLRAKLAIFKTSIQNDLEQYTRQRHVGISSEKMLRTWQENEEKADGFSKVAEVGYLDEEIVALHSEIVELQRSPFARRQGDVMEQLEEKAIELYKQLKAKCKSPDPPHGYSDSSDMVRMILQTVQNQDRVLKDLYTHLSTILVCKQRIVDLFPKLERAVENIKTAEAAVMQMQMKRQKEFWYLLKIACAQNNTPTQSLMQQPTYCETVSQLLDENQRYLSQLTSLVQDATQEMEHSIMDQDWGWTKYGAAKAKPNNL is encoded by the exons ATGGAGCGGACTCCACTCAGGCACAACCAGATGTGTGGCTCCTGGGAGATGAAGGAGAGACTCGGCACTGGGGGCTTTGGCCATGTCTACCTGTACCAGCACCTT GAGTCAGGAGAGAAGATTGCGGTTAAACTTTGTCGCCTGGAGCTGAACTCCAAGAACAAAGACCGCTGGGGCAGAGAGATTCAGATCATGAAGAA GCTGAATCACGGAAACGTTGTCCAGGCCAGAGAAATTCCAGAGGAGTTGCACTCCATTGCTTTAAATGACTTACCCCTGTTGGCCATGGAGTACTGCTCAAGAGGAGACCTACGCAAG GTTTTGAATAAACCAGAAAATTGTTGCGGGCTAAAGGAGAGTGAAGTCCTCTCGCTGCTCAGTGACATCG GTTCTGGTATCCAATATCTTCATGAAAATAAGATCATTCACAGAGACCTAAAGCCAGAGAACATAGTGCTGCAGGAGATTGGTGGGAAG CTTATCCATAAAATAATAGATCTGGGTTATGCAAAAGACCTCGATCAGGGCAGTCTTTGCACATCCTTTGTGGGAACTCTCCAGTATCTG GCTCCAGAGCTGTTTGAGAGTAAACCCTACACTGTAACTGTGGACTACTGGAGCTTTGGGACTGTGATCTTTGAATGCACTTGTGGTTTTCGCCCCTTTTTACACCACATGCAGCCTGTACAATG GACAAGTAAAGTCAAGAACAAAGGTCCCAAAGACATTGTGGCTGTAGAGGACATGAATGGAGAAGTACGGTTTTCCACACATCTCCCTTATCCAAACAATGTCAGCAG GCCACTGCTGGAGCCAGTCGAGTCCCTTCTGCAGATGCTGTTGCTGTGGGACGCTGCTGCGCGTGGTGGAGGGCTGGATCCTGACACCAACAAGCCACACTGCTACACGGCTCTGCAGAACATTCTAAGCTTGAAG GTGATTCACGTGTTGGACATGACGTCGGCCCAGCTGCACTCTTTGATTTTGGGTGCTGAGGAGAGTTTACACTCCTTGCAGCTTCGCCTGGAGacgcacactcagacacacgtcTCCCCGCTGAGTcaagagctgctgctggagacggGGATCTCCCTCGACCCACGCAGACCGCCTGCCCACTGTCTGCCAGAGGGATTG CGGGGCTGGGACATCTCCCTAGTCTTCCTGTTCGATAAGAGCCTGACCAAGTACTCTGGACCGCTGACCGCCAGGCCTCTGCCAGACAGTGTCAACTTTATAG TCAGGGAGACCAAGACGCAGCTCCCCCTGTCTGCGCTGAGAAAAGTGTGGGGGGAGGCAGTCAGCTACATCTGTGGACTGAAGGAGGACTACATTCGTCTGTACCAGGGACAGAGGGCGGCCAT gCTGAGCCTGCTGCGCTACAACACCAACTTAACGCGGTACAAGAACCTGCTGTTCTCCCAGTCGCAGCAGCTACGAGCCAAACTGGCTATTTTTAAGACCAGCATCCAGAATGACCTTGAGCAGTACACCAGGCAGAGACACGTTGGCATCT CTTCAGAGAAAATGTTGAGAACCTGGCAGGAAAATGAAGAGAAGGCCGATGGGTTCTCGAAG GTTGCAGAGGTCGGGTATCTGGATGAGGAGATAGTGGCTCTGCATTCGGAGATTGTGGAGTTGCAGAGGAGTCCATTTGCGAGGAGACAAGGCGATGTAATGGAACAGCT TGAGGAAAAGGCTATTGAACTCTACAAGCAACTGAAAGCTAAATGCAAAA GTCCTGACCCTCCACACGGCTACAGCGACAGCTCGGACATGGTGAGGATGATACTCCAAACCGTACAGAACCAGGACAGAGTACTTAAGGACTTGTACACTCACCTGAG TACAATTCTTGTGTGTAAGCAACGCATCGTTGATTTGTTCCCTAAGTTGGAGAGGGCGGTAGAGAACATAAAAACTGCAGAAGCTGCAGTGATGCAGATGCAaatgaagagacagaaagagttCTGGTACCTCCTCAAGATTGCCTGT GCCCAGAATAATACTCCAACACAGTCACTGATGCAACAACCCACCTACTG tgaAACAGTTAGTCAGTTACTGGATGAGAATCAGCGTTATCTGAGTCAACTAACCTCTCTGGTGCAGGACGCCACCCAGGAGATGGAGCACAGTATCATG GATCAGGACTGGGGATGGACTAAGTACGGAGCGGCAAAAGCCAAACCCAACAATCTGTAG
- the LOC120820624 gene encoding inhibitor of nuclear factor kappa-B kinase subunit alpha isoform X2 — MTYPCWPWSTAQEETYARYQVLNKPENCCGLKESEVLSLLSDIGSGIQYLHENKIIHRDLKPENIVLQEIGGKLIHKIIDLGYAKDLDQGSLCTSFVGTLQYLAPELFESKPYTVTVDYWSFGTVIFECTCGFRPFLHHMQPVQWTSKVKNKGPKDIVAVEDMNGEVRFSTHLPYPNNVSRPLLEPVESLLQMLLLWDAAARGGGLDPDTNKPHCYTALQNILSLKVIHVLDMTSAQLHSLILGAEESLHSLQLRLETHTQTHVSPLSQELLLETGISLDPRRPPAHCLPEGLRGWDISLVFLFDKSLTKYSGPLTARPLPDSVNFIVRETKTQLPLSALRKVWGEAVSYICGLKEDYIRLYQGQRAAMLSLLRYNTNLTRYKNLLFSQSQQLRAKLAIFKTSIQNDLEQYTRQRHVGISSEKMLRTWQENEEKADGFSKVAEVGYLDEEIVALHSEIVELQRSPFARRQGDVMEQLEEKAIELYKQLKAKCKSPDPPHGYSDSSDMVRMILQTVQNQDRVLKDLYTHLSTILVCKQRIVDLFPKLERAVENIKTAEAAVMQMQMKRQKEFWYLLKIACAQNNTPTQSLMQQPTYCETVSQLLDENQRYLSQLTSLVQDATQEMEHSIMDQDWGWTKYGAAKAKPNNL, encoded by the exons ATGACTTACCCCTGTTGGCCATGGAGTACTGCTCAAGAGGAGACCTACGCAAGGTACCAA GTTTTGAATAAACCAGAAAATTGTTGCGGGCTAAAGGAGAGTGAAGTCCTCTCGCTGCTCAGTGACATCG GTTCTGGTATCCAATATCTTCATGAAAATAAGATCATTCACAGAGACCTAAAGCCAGAGAACATAGTGCTGCAGGAGATTGGTGGGAAG CTTATCCATAAAATAATAGATCTGGGTTATGCAAAAGACCTCGATCAGGGCAGTCTTTGCACATCCTTTGTGGGAACTCTCCAGTATCTG GCTCCAGAGCTGTTTGAGAGTAAACCCTACACTGTAACTGTGGACTACTGGAGCTTTGGGACTGTGATCTTTGAATGCACTTGTGGTTTTCGCCCCTTTTTACACCACATGCAGCCTGTACAATG GACAAGTAAAGTCAAGAACAAAGGTCCCAAAGACATTGTGGCTGTAGAGGACATGAATGGAGAAGTACGGTTTTCCACACATCTCCCTTATCCAAACAATGTCAGCAG GCCACTGCTGGAGCCAGTCGAGTCCCTTCTGCAGATGCTGTTGCTGTGGGACGCTGCTGCGCGTGGTGGAGGGCTGGATCCTGACACCAACAAGCCACACTGCTACACGGCTCTGCAGAACATTCTAAGCTTGAAG GTGATTCACGTGTTGGACATGACGTCGGCCCAGCTGCACTCTTTGATTTTGGGTGCTGAGGAGAGTTTACACTCCTTGCAGCTTCGCCTGGAGacgcacactcagacacacgtcTCCCCGCTGAGTcaagagctgctgctggagacggGGATCTCCCTCGACCCACGCAGACCGCCTGCCCACTGTCTGCCAGAGGGATTG CGGGGCTGGGACATCTCCCTAGTCTTCCTGTTCGATAAGAGCCTGACCAAGTACTCTGGACCGCTGACCGCCAGGCCTCTGCCAGACAGTGTCAACTTTATAG TCAGGGAGACCAAGACGCAGCTCCCCCTGTCTGCGCTGAGAAAAGTGTGGGGGGAGGCAGTCAGCTACATCTGTGGACTGAAGGAGGACTACATTCGTCTGTACCAGGGACAGAGGGCGGCCAT gCTGAGCCTGCTGCGCTACAACACCAACTTAACGCGGTACAAGAACCTGCTGTTCTCCCAGTCGCAGCAGCTACGAGCCAAACTGGCTATTTTTAAGACCAGCATCCAGAATGACCTTGAGCAGTACACCAGGCAGAGACACGTTGGCATCT CTTCAGAGAAAATGTTGAGAACCTGGCAGGAAAATGAAGAGAAGGCCGATGGGTTCTCGAAG GTTGCAGAGGTCGGGTATCTGGATGAGGAGATAGTGGCTCTGCATTCGGAGATTGTGGAGTTGCAGAGGAGTCCATTTGCGAGGAGACAAGGCGATGTAATGGAACAGCT TGAGGAAAAGGCTATTGAACTCTACAAGCAACTGAAAGCTAAATGCAAAA GTCCTGACCCTCCACACGGCTACAGCGACAGCTCGGACATGGTGAGGATGATACTCCAAACCGTACAGAACCAGGACAGAGTACTTAAGGACTTGTACACTCACCTGAG TACAATTCTTGTGTGTAAGCAACGCATCGTTGATTTGTTCCCTAAGTTGGAGAGGGCGGTAGAGAACATAAAAACTGCAGAAGCTGCAGTGATGCAGATGCAaatgaagagacagaaagagttCTGGTACCTCCTCAAGATTGCCTGT GCCCAGAATAATACTCCAACACAGTCACTGATGCAACAACCCACCTACTG tgaAACAGTTAGTCAGTTACTGGATGAGAATCAGCGTTATCTGAGTCAACTAACCTCTCTGGTGCAGGACGCCACCCAGGAGATGGAGCACAGTATCATG GATCAGGACTGGGGATGGACTAAGTACGGAGCGGCAAAAGCCAAACCCAACAATCTGTAG
- the erlin1 gene encoding erlin-1 translates to MTMPHVGAIFGAIAGVMAIMLHSSIHKIEEGHLAVYYRGGALLTYPNGPGYHIMLPFITTFRSVQTTLQTDEIKNVPCGTSGGVMIYFDRIEVVNMLVPLAVVDIVRNYTADYDKTLIFNKIHHELNQFCSVHTLQEVYIDLFDIIDENLKLALQKDLTVMAPGLTIQAVRVTKPKIPESIRRNFELMEAEKTRLLVTAQTQRVVEKEAETERKRAVIEAQKVAQVAEIHFQQKVMEKETERKISAIEDFAFLAREKARADAEYYSAEKFAEANRVKLTPEYLELMKYQAIAANSKIYFGQDIPNMFVDGSNSPPKPPRSLHSPNAQADLLKMKPEGQ, encoded by the exons ATGACGATGCCGCACGTGGGGGCAATATTTGGAGCAATAGCAGGAGTGATGGCCATCATGTTGCACTCCTCCATTCACAAGATCGAAGAAGGACACCTTGCTGTCTACTACAG agGTGGGGCACTGCTGACTTACCCCAATGGTCCTGGATATCACATTATGCTGCCTTTCATTACCACATTCAGATCAGTGCAG acCACTCTCCAAACTGATGAGATCAAAAATGTGCCTTGTGGCACAAG tggTGGTGTGATGATCTATTTCGACAGAATAGAAGTTGTGAACATGCTCGTCCCTTTAGCAG TGGTGGACATTGTCAGGAACTACACAGCTGACTATGACAAAACTCTAATATTCAACAAGATTCACCATGAACTCAATCAGTTCTGCAGTgtacacacactgcaggaggTCTACATTGACTTATTTG ATATTATAGATGAGAACCTGAAGTTGGCATTGCAGAAAGATCTTACTGTTATGGCACCTGGACTTACAATACAg GCGGTCCGTGTTACCAAGCCAAAGATCCCCGAATCGATCAGGAGGAACTTTGAACTGAT GGAGGCAGAGAAGACTCGTCTGTTGGTAACAGCTCAGACTCAGAGGGTGGTGGAGAAGGAAGCCGAGACTGAAAGAAAGAGGGCCGTCATTG AGGCTCAGAAAGTGGCCCAGGTAGCTGAGATCCATTTCCAACAGAAGGTGATggagaaagagacggagaggaagatCTCTGCAATCGAGG ATTTCGCCTTCTTGGCGAGGGAGAAGGCCCGAGCGGATGCCGAGTATTACAGCGCTGAAAAGTTTGCCGAAGCCAAcagg GTGAAGTTGACCCCGGAGTACCTGGAGCTGATGAAGTACCAGGCCATAGCAGCTAACAGTAAGATCTACTTTGGCCAGGACATCCCCAACATGTTTGTAGATGGAAGCAACAGCCCCCCCAAGCCGCCGCGCTCCCTTCACTCCCCCAATGCTCAAGCAGACCTGCTAAAGATGAAGCCGGAGGGGCAGTGA